Sequence from the Megalops cyprinoides isolate fMegCyp1 chromosome 4, fMegCyp1.pri, whole genome shotgun sequence genome:
TTAGTGACTGGCAGGCGATCTGCCGGTGGGGCCTCTGGCACCTGCACAGGAAGGTTAGGTATAGGCTCTACAGACGCAGACAGGGAGGCTTCAGGAGCTGCTGGGGGATCTGGCTTAGGGCATGTTACTTCTATAGCTTGCCTGACGACCACCCCCCCCGCTTGTGTTTTTGGGGAGCTCGGATTGAGCAGAGGCGTGGCAGGAGCCGTGGATGTTGGCACTGTTGCGGCCTGGGTCTCCGGCTGGAGGGGCaggcaggaagagggaggagctCGAGCAGGGCTAACGGGCATGGTGCAGTTTGAAGAGGGCATCCGGCTCTTTGGGATAACGGTGAAGGAGTTGCGGGACTGCAGGCGCAGGTTGGCGAGTGCTCGTGCCTGGATGTCATCTGCCGGCAGCGCGGACAGGTCCGGGAGAGGAGCGGGGCGAATCTCAAAGTTTTTGGATGTCGATGACGGGCGGAGGGAGGGAACATTGGTGGGGAACTCGGCACAAACACGGGCTCTTTCCGGAGAGCTTGGCACTTTGAGTTTGAGGGAGGCGTCCAAAACGTCCTggtccctctttctctgtgggaTGGCCTGAGACCTCTCTGGCCCTTTGTGGGAGGCTGCTGGAACAGTACATTCCCCTTCCACCTTGTACAACTGGGAGGAAGAAGGGACAGACCTAGTGGGTATGGTACAAGGTGTGCTACTCTGCTGCTCCCCATTAGAAGGCAGAGTCTGGGACTTGGACTGGGAAATCTGTGGAGGAGTCTGCTGAAATTCTGGACTGACAGCTGTGAAGTTGGATTTAGGGAGCGTCACAAACTTTGGCACTGGGTCTGGCTGTACTTTAGGTTGAGCTCTCTGCCCGACAGGGCTGGCATCTAGGTCCAGCAGGTTTTCGTTGCTGCGGGACTTGGGCTGGAGCTTGTCATAATTGCAGTCAAACTTCTGCAGCATACGACTGACCCTGCCACGACCCTCCAGCATCTCCAGTTCCCCGTCAGAGCCACGACGGCCCAATGTCCTCAAACGCTCCTTGGTTTTTTTCATTGGAGAATCGTAAATTACCACCTCCTTTGCGTGTATCTCAGTCACTGCAGTGCCTTTCAGATCCAACAGGTCGTTAGGGGAGCTGTAGCTCCCGTTCTGATACAGCTTGGACCCAGTTTTAATGTCTTGAGGCTCCGGGAAGTAATCCGGGTCGGATTCGATTATTATAATATTCTCGGCGCGTATAGTCCGAACGCCAGGTACATTACTATACAACTCCAATATGTGTTGAACGGACCGTGAGGCATTCTCTTGTTCCTGACGCTTTTTACGctccttttccattttaatgaagaGATTCTCCTGTAAAGGACCCAGACTGTCCCGCAACACCGAACTTTCTTTCCCTGTGCCGGTACATACATCCTTCTCCAATGCGGTTAAGTCACAGCGGTAGCTGGTAGCACAGGTATCTTTCTCTGTTTCAAACGGCGATAGCTGCGGGGAGGCTGGTGTGAAAATACGATTGCCTGAAAAGTACCGGCTAGCCGAAGTGACACTGTAGTTTCTGTTAGGCATCGGACTGGAGACAATGTCTCCGTTTAGCTCACCGTTAAACCGGGTCATGACAGCGCTGGAGTAAGACTCAGCTACACCTCCGCTTCTTGCTTTTCTCCGTTCCAGAATCTCTCTCTTCCATGCTGGCATCGAGCTGTCTTGTCCTGCCTCGCAACGGAACACACTTATTTCACCGCCAGACATTGTGGGGAGAAGACGGTACCTCCGAAACTTGTGGAGGGGTTGCTTTAGAAGAACTCGACACTCAATTCACAGTCCGTCGctgtacgcacacacgcatCCTTCCACCGTCTACCTCTTTCTTGCTCGGGGCGCTTTCTCTAACTCCGCCTTCTGCACCTGTCACCCTTAGACGTCACTCTCAGACGGAAAACCTTCGCTCTCCCTGGGCGTTGTTTTAAAGTTCTGCCCACAACATCCATGTGCCGATGAAATCCCATCAGTGGTGAAAAAGCAGACCCTATGTTCACACAGTCACGTTAAATTCTCTTGATTTTAAGCACACCCCTCTGTAATATTTACGACCAGGAACAAGAACCCATTTTTGCAATTCAGTAAGCGAAGATAAGATAGAGATATTCCCGACTCAGGTCAAAAACTTATCAAGTAAAGAACATCGATAGAGTATATGGTTTCAGATGATGTAAAATTCATCTAGTTAGACGGAcagtatttttgtaattatggAGAGGAACTTTTTCCAAGGTGCTTTAAGTCAGAATCATTTTGGTGTACTTACAGAGAAGCATATTTGATTACATGACATTGTCAGTGAGACAATAACACACATGGAAAAAGGGAAAGGTTTCGCGAGAATATCATCACTCCGCACTACCGGTGTAAACAGCGACACGAGCTTGCTAAGATAAACCTGGATCGAAAGTACATGCCATAAATAGCATGCCATCACGTGTacaatattaatactaataccAGTACGACTGCAgttactaataataatcatattgaATGACGTCCCACGTAAAGCAGATTTATCTTATCGTGGAATTAGTGGCATACCGCGCACTGGCCGCACACACAGGTCAGGTAATGCGCAGGTAACAGCGATGTCCGTCAGACAAATTAACATAAGCACATTCGTATGTGTGAAGGTGTATGTAGACATCACAAATAAACTTTTCATTACTTTCGCTTTGCCTATAGCTGAATTCAAATGACCGAATGCCAGTGACAGAAGGCAAAGTTGCTGTTCCTTCATGTATCAGAGGTCTGGCGGTTTGGTTTCGATGAGAGTTCGATGAAAGTTCAAAGGCAATAAAACGGGGTAAACTGAACCTTCTCCTTCCAGATAATTAGTGAAGCCGCTTCGTTTTGTTTCCATCCGTATCAAAATGACCCGAAATGTTTACGAGCAATCTCAGCGATAGCCTTATGATCATGTGATCAGCAGAGTTCAAAGTAGATTTAAATACTGACCCCTACAGTAGGCCTATAGCGCTCAAGCTCCATTAGCCTACCATAAACACTAGCCTGCTCCATCACTTCAACAGCCACTAGTAGCAGGCTACCAGAAAAATAAGCAATGAAACATTTGCTGATCCAATTTAACTTACTCAAAACTTTTTCAACAAGATATTATTTAGAACCAAATGGGACAAACCCATTAAGATCTCCTAAAAAAAAGTGCTCCATTCCCACTGTTCCGGCATGATTCCGTCCGGGCATTGAAGAAGCGCGTTTGCGTTACCATGACAATTGCAAATCGAGTGTACGTCCAAGCTCCCAGAATCCTGCAAGCGCAAATGACCGTGTAAAATTGTTACTGTTGCTCTTTAGTCTTATCGGCAATAATAGACGTACGCGATAAAGTGCAATTCGGAAAGTAAATTTCCCTTActtgttgcttttttcaattaaatcaCAACCCATATCTTATTTAGTAAAACAAGTTATTTTCCATaacatcaaatgtttttttccctgtggacGTCCGGAGCAGGCAAACAATATTCCAAATAACGGTTGCTACATGACAATACTGAGTTATCTGGCAGTGAACTCGACTGTGACGGAATTCGTTCGACTAATGTCAATAACATATCTTTAAATGAGGGACGTCTGTTTCATGTGTCGGTGGGTAGTGTGTACTCTGGATTTTGTTCCAAACGCTCCCCTTAGCCTACTTCGTAAGACCATAGCTcgattcatttacatttattcttgtAACGGATCACATTTTAAGGTTATTCATGTCTCCGCTGAAGTGACATGTACTGTAGTATATTCTGAGTAACGCACACGTAGCCAATTTATTTATAGGCCGGCATCCGAGCAACTTTGATTAAGTCAGGAGAATTTGTAGAAGAAAGACGACATGCAAGCGACCTTCTGTACACGGAGTCCTTTGGCCTATATTCAGACTGAAATTACAGATTTggtattatattttaaatccTGGATTAAAGTTTTACCAGAAAATTGCTTCTAATTGATTAAATCTGGATTGCAGTAATGGTACCAAGAGTAAATATTCATAACAAATATCATATCTGgttttataaatatgtttaacaGAATTTACGTGCAAATCATATCCTAAATattgaattcaaaataaatatttaacctGGGtgtctaaaataaatatttcatttaataatatttaaatgaaatcctACGTCTGGTTTTCACAAGCAAAGATTTAGgttttaatgaatacatttaatttttctaaACTGggaattataaaaaaaaataaatatttagcagAAAATaagaattatattttaaatattgtgatccaaaataaatatgtatttatattgtgaatcatgttttcaacattaatatataaattGAAATCTTTGGGTTTAATCTTTTGAAAAATACCCTAATAGAACCTACCCACTCACAATGGACAGTGAAGCAAAGTTACACAtcgtttgtgtttgtatttctggCCCTCTAACAGAATTAGACATTTCATCTGATTTACCCCAACATTTTCTTCACTTGGGCTATGAATGTTTGATGTCCCAACTTAACCTCacagaataaacacagagagatcTCAGTGGTATAATGCAATTAAGTAATGTTGCTGATACCTTCATACAGAGAGATTAAAAAGGATTTAAGATGCTGTTGACTTATCCTCATTAATCAGATGGCACATGAGAACAGTAAAAGAGGAAAAGGATTTTGAGCCAAACTACAATGCTAAATTCTGCTGAAGCCCTCAGACTGGTGCCACAAAAATGCATCCAATAAACAAAATAGTGCTCCCCTGCAATGCAGAGAttgcacatttttgtcacaCACTGAATAAGTTGTACAATTCCCATTGTGCATATATCCCATTGAATGCACAAGTTGTGACATTATGCATTCAATGGGATACTGTATATCTGACATATGTGATGGCAAGTCAGCATGGGATTTGGAAATGTCATTGCTGGCAGTGATTTTAAGATATTTGTATCTCTTGTGATATTACAAATTAACCCCCAATAACTGTGCATGAACCCATAATCCATAGAATTCCATTCAACACAATAAGATAATTTTGTAAAGCCAGGTTTTATACAAAGGTGCTGATTCTTATATATACCTGTAACAGAGCTGGTCaatgctctgcacataaattagcagaAGTAGtaaaacttcacaaaaaaacacaataatttattaataaaaaaaaaaaccccactcacaaacacaggagaaccagtctaaaacctccagcacagcaaaatggcttGCAGGAATGTATTTAATCAGTCTAAGCAGGTGTGACCAATTATCTGGGTCTCAAAGACATagcaattaacaaaacaattaaacaatcattaaagacaaacatgTAACCTGTTTCAGTTGTAGCTGATTGATTTGAAGcacttattttacaagatggaaagtagacaatgaggatcctcaatttaaccaattaaacaattaacattgaacatttaacctgttgggggtgaggtgaagggctaCTCCTTCACAATACCACTCTCATTTCAAAGGTATGATGTTTGAGTCAAAATTAGTCAAATTCTATTATATATGAGAATTTATATATCTAATATCCCAGAAAATTTATATTGATATCAAATTGGACATATTATGTATCACAAGCtagaaaatacataaatatcaaAATGGGTGTATCATACAAATGTAGGAAAATCTGAAGATTCACACTATTCATTTCACAACAGATAAAAGGCTTAAATGTCAAACTGGATATGCCACAAAAGACATCATAAAGTCAAATGTTAAAATTCAAGACCTGTTCACAGTTGCAGTGTATTTTTCCAGCACACAAACTGTGAGGATATAGACTGCAGCATTGTATGGGaaggttttgttttcagttaccCTTTATGGCTTCAACACAAAGAAGTAGAAAATCTAAAGACTGGATATGTTGCCATTGCAACACCTTTGCATGAAGGCACTCAATGCACATGCCATAAGCATGTTGCCACTATAATTTCTTTTGGCTGGTGGAATTTGGGATGGCAAAATTTTCAATTATATGTAAACAGCCTGGGTGAGAGTGAAATGGGTAACCCTCTAAATGCATTTGGAGACCATGGCCTTTCGTCAATGTCGTTGACACTCACAGATCTGAACATATTCTCACTTCAACCCAAACTGTTCACTCTAGGAGCCAGCTACAGTGTCCATTTCAGGACAAATTTAGTCTTGTCCTTCTGCCTTGGTCCTAAAAGTcagtcttcctctcccctctctcttctatTACAGCATTGCTGCTTATCTTTTGTTCCACAGGattatatatttctgtgttatgACATACACCCCATGTTGTCTCTGCAGGGGGGAGTTTAAACTTTCACAGCATGGGAAATGGCTGCTCAATGGAATGTCCACTGTTACAGAACTTCCAGTGTTACTTGATATATGTTATGTTTCCACTCCCCATGACAGTAGGGCCTGTAGCATTGTgtgaagggattttttttttttttttttttttttttgtacatcacCTCACATTCAGCTAGTCCTGGCATATGTAACTTCATGAATCAGGGATAAATAAATGCCATGCATATGTATGTTATAGTTTTACCAACAAAACAGTAGTAATATGTATTAAATTCCTCCAAGACTAACTGCAACAGGTATGCATGGAGCAAACAATGATTATGGCAAGATTTGTGATGTATGGACTGTGACAACAGCAGCTGACTTTAATTTCTTGAACATTTATAACTATATTGGAGTTTATGGGTGTTTTAATGATTATGGGAGGGATGTGTGGCATCTTTTCCTGTGCAGTATTGTATATGatatataaacatttacagtatacaaatattttatctCACAACATAACATATTACATCTTTATTACTACAGCAgttaaaaaacagtaataaaaaaaaaatccatattagTGCTTCATTTCATGGTGATTTGTCGTTTATGGTTCCTTAATGTCTccttttttaagcttttttttaagtagAGTATCTATTGTGTTAAACTGTCCACTAGGATAAATTTCAGTGTGTCTAGGATGTCCAAGAATTTCATTGAATAACGTAGGATGGAAAGTATTTAGAGAAAATGTTTCACTGCAACAAGAAACGTTAACACTATTTAAATGTCAGTGGAAATTGGTGTTGTAATGCAAGTTACCACAGGGGGGAAGACTTTCCCTATACTTACGTACTTCCTCAGGGCGAAAAATTCTTCTGCTGATGATGCAGGCCTGGGTGTTTATGCTTCCATGAAAACAAGTTACAGAATATACCTAAAACTTGCAATAATATCGCAATGGTTAACACCTCCTCATTATCTT
This genomic interval carries:
- the LOC118776169 gene encoding taperin-like codes for the protein MSGGEISVFRCEAGQDSSMPAWKREILERRKARSGGVAESYSSAVMTRFNGELNGDIVSSPMPNRNYSVTSASRYFSGNRIFTPASPQLSPFETEKDTCATSYRCDLTALEKDVCTGTGKESSVLRDSLGPLQENLFIKMEKERKKRQEQENASRSVQHILELYSNVPGVRTIRAENIIIIESDPDYFPEPQDIKTGSKLYQNGSYSSPNDLLDLKGTAVTEIHAKEVVIYDSPMKKTKERLRTLGRRGSDGELEMLEGRGRVSRMLQKFDCNYDKLQPKSRSNENLLDLDASPVGQRAQPKVQPDPVPKFVTLPKSNFTAVSPEFQQTPPQISQSKSQTLPSNGEQQSSTPCTIPTRSVPSSSQLYKVEGECTVPAASHKGPERSQAIPQRKRDQDVLDASLKLKVPSSPERARVCAEFPTNVPSLRPSSTSKNFEIRPAPLPDLSALPADDIQARALANLRLQSRNSFTVIPKSRMPSSNCTMPVSPARAPPSSCLPLQPETQAATVPTSTAPATPLLNPSSPKTQAGGVVVRQAIEVTCPKPDPPAAPEASLSASVEPIPNLPVQVPEAPPADRLPVTNIDDVVVEHPHAAANAVLLTRKGNTFKVVPKRRPGPHPGSPEPPDPADDQENVIQPPKPAPYAHLGSLLKKRYPRVEEIEVIGGYLSLSRSCLSKSGSTRKKLKISFNESSLHSTFEYPSESSLWDSGEGENEEEEGEKGDTVTERFLIPRPSYVTSPTFTANTIDLSSYTPKHSVDFSAWQEHKHENHGIPVDSNTESAEVSLQEEMLTPADSSSHSGFISDPSLYF